CATCAACAGATATATAAGTCTCTGATCATTATATACCAAATAACTATGGCAACTGAGGAACCCAAAGCCCATCACCAAACCAACAGTCGCTATCCTATTATCTGACCTCCTCCCTACCCTAGGGGATCCTCGCTCTTCGGGGCGGGGAGGTGTATGGCTAGCCTCTATTATAGCGTTAATAGGTGTAGATAGAGAAGAGTGAGAATGGAGGTGCGAGGGCTATTGATTATAGCGCCAACGACTATAAAGAAGATATGGATACTAAGCTTTGAGGTAGAGGGATTCGCTAGTGTGGGTGGGCTTGGAAGAGCTGTTGCGAGGCATATCTCAGGACTCACTAGAAGGGGGTATGATGTTACGCTCTTCATACCATCACATGGGAGGCATCTCTCAAGAGACTATGTTACAGGGCTTGGGATGAGGAGCATACCATGGTTTACACCGTGTGGCTATAGGGTGGGGATCGATGGTGTTTCCAGAAGATATTGCTTGGGTGCGGAGGAGTTCCATCTCTTAGGTGCAAGGGTTATTGCTTTTAAGGGGCTTGACTATGAGACTGGAAGATATATCGATAGTTGGGACGTATATGCAGATCTACCTGAGAAAGCCTGTCTATATGCCAGGGCGCTGCTCCACTGGATAGATGCTACAGAGGAGAGGCCTGATATAATCCACTCTAACGACTGGGCAACAGCGATTGCCGGTGTAGCTGCCAAGATAGCTTTTGAAGGCAGGGGTTACGCTTTGCCTCATATCCATATGATCCATCTAATATCATCCCCATCCTTTCCATGGCACTATGCTTCAGAGCAGTGGTGTGGAATGAAGAATATATTACATAGGGTGTGGAATGGCTATGCCCATATAAAGAGGGAAACTAAGGATGTGTGGGATAGCGTTTGGGGTAATGTAGATGCATTCTCCCTGGTAGAGGCCGATGTAATAGCATCCGTTAGCTGGGGCTATATGAATGAGATCCTAGATAGATTTGGTAGGTGGATGGCTCCCAAAGCTTGTGTGGCGCATAACTCAACCCAGTGGTCTGTAAATGAGGTTAAGGCATATGCTGAGAAGACATATGGAACCACCTCGAGAAAGATCCTGAGGAG
Above is a window of Sulfolobales archaeon DNA encoding:
- a CDS encoding glycogen/starch synthase, producing MEVRGLLIIAPTTIKKIWILSFEVEGFASVGGLGRAVARHISGLTRRGYDVTLFIPSHGRHLSRDYVTGLGMRSIPWFTPCGYRVGIDGVSRRYCLGAEEFHLLGARVIAFKGLDYETGRYIDSWDVYADLPEKACLYARALLHWIDATEERPDIIHSNDWATAIAGVAAKIAFEGRGYALPHIHMIHLISSPSFPWHYASEQWCGMKNILHRVWNGYAHIKRETKDVWDSVWGNVDAFSLVEADVIASVSWGYMNEILDRFGRWMAPKACVAHNSTQWSVNEVKAYAEKTYGTTSRKILRRRVIEIINTLPQRTGWIDPNTEILISSSGRATWQKGFDMLIRSMDRLDRSFALAIMAISVGDKQFEEYISRMALERRGRVAILWGDLDEMLRKTIIYASNVYAVPSRYEPFGIVSIEAQALGTPVVVTRVGGLPETIIDIHESEKGTGIAVNLDERSIADAIRSLAIAS